The genomic segment CGCCGTTGATTTGGGGCAAAAGGATTATCCGGCAGTTATTGATGACCTGAAGGCTGTAGACCCTGACAAGCTGCAATTATCTGAAGACCAGACCGTATTTAAGGGTTTGTATTTTTATTATTTGACCCAAGCCTACAAAGACAGCGGCAAATTTGATGAACTTCAGGATTTGGCCGATAGAGGGCGAAAGGCCGGTCTGAGTTCGTTAATGCAAGAGTGGCTTGGCGTTACCTCAAAACGGATGCAAAATGTGGAAAACATCATGGAAGGGAAATCTCCTGACACGCCTGTCTATGGTTCCGATAATATTGACGGAATAACAGTCTGGGTTATCTTTTTAGTTGTGCTTCTGGCTGCCGGTGCAGGCGGGGCGTGGTATTCCCGAAAAAAGAAGAAGTAGCTGTTACTTACCGGGCAGGGACAACCTGTCCGGTTTTTGCGTTTTGGCCACACGTTTTCGCCGGCTCCTTATTGACAAATATAGGGCACAGAGGTATACTGATTTTAGACTGACCCGTCGGTCGGAAAATTAATGGAGGGGAATATTATGGTCTATAACAGGGTGGTCAGACTTCCGGTCTTACTGCTGATGGCCTTCGCTTTAATTTTAGCTGTCGGATGCGGGAGCAAAGACAATAAGGCCGCAGGTGAGGACAAAGCTGTACCGGTTACGGCAATGGAGGCCACGAAGGACAATATTTCGGCAAAGACGGTGATAACCGGAAAGGTTGCCCCGTCCTCTGAAGTAATAATCGTTCCCAAGATTGGCGGAAGGGTTGCCCAGGTATCGGTGGATATCGGTTCCAAAGTGAAAAAGGGTGACCTGCTGCTGAAAACCGATACTACTGACCTCGAGATACAGCTTACTGCCGCGATAAATGGTCTTACTAATGCAAAGCTGACCCATGACCAAGCCGTACTTAGCCATAACAATGCTAAAGCAAATTATGAACGTATGAAGTCCCTGTTTCAGGAAGGGGCTGTATCCCAGCAGCAGCTGGAACAGGCCGAACTGCAGTATAACCTCGCAAAGGATGCTATGAGCCAGCCGGTAGCGGAAACTGCCATGAATCAGGTTGACGGCATCAGACAGCAGATTGCAGATGCCGCGATAACTTCACCCATAGATGGTGAAGTTGCCACCAGGCAGATTGACCCCGGTGAGATGGCCGGATCGTCTGCACCGGTAATGAGTGTAGTCAATATTGACACGGTATTTGTTGAAGGGACGATAGCAGAAAGCGATATTGCCCTGGTTAAAGAGGGGCAAGAGGTGATTGTCAGGGTAGATGCGACCGGAGGCAGTTTCACGGGAAAGGTAAAGCTGCTGAGCCCTGTGGCCAATCCCCAGACAAAGGGATATTCTGTTAAGATTGAGATAGATAATACAGACCGCAAGCTTAAACCGGGGATGTTTGCTGAAATTGAACTGATAACCAAAAGCAGGGAAGGTGTTGTGGTAATTCCCAAAGAAGCCCTTGTAACCAGGGATTCCGGGAAGGTAATCTATGTGGTAAAGGGCGGCGCCGTGGAACAGCGCCAGGTGGAGACCGGGATTGAGACAGATAAAATGACAGAGATTGTGAATGGGCTGTCAGAGGGTGAAAAATTCGTCACAGAAGGCCAACACTCACTTGCAGACAAGACTAAGGTGACCGTCACAAATGCAAATGATACCGACAGCAGTAAAAATAATGATAATTAAGGGGGAGAGCCAATGTTAAGGCAGATATTGACGAAAAAACTATTTTTAGGGTTCCTGGTTTCTGTCCTCATGCTATCGGCTTTCGGAATCAACTATGCAGTTGGTGTCGATGGACCGGAGGTTAAGACCATCAGCCTGGAGGAAGCTACCGAATTGGCCATGCAGAACAATCCGGATATGGAGATAGAGAGCCTGGCAGTTGAGAAAGCCCAGATTGAGCATGATGGCGCCAAGGCAACAGCAAAAACACATGAAAAGAAAGAAAAAAGGGACAGAGAGCACTATTATCTTACGTATGAAGTTGGGTTGCTAAGGTGGTTCAACCCCAAGGCAAAGGAAGTTGCCCTGGTACTGGCGGAAAAAAGGCAGGATGTAAATGAAAAGAAATTGAAGCTGGATGTGGAAAAGGCCTATTATGATGTCCTCAAGGCTGAGAAAGGCCTGGAGATAGAGCGGGCTGGCCTGAAATACTTCCAGGACCAGCTGAAAATAGCCCAAACGGCCTTTAAAGTGGGCACAAAGGCAAAACTGGATGTCACCACTGCTGAAGCTGCCGTAGCCGGTTACCAGGCCGCTGTAACCCGTGCTGAAAACACCTACCGGACCTCTGTGTTGGATTTGAACCGCATTATCGGACTGGACCTGGATACACCGCTGAAACTAACCTCAAAGTTTGCCGTGGAAAAGGCCGGGGATTCCATAAACCTGCAGGAAACTATTACCCAAGCCTTGGAAGATAATATGGGCATTCTGTCAGCCAGAAAGACCCTGGAGCTTAATCAGGTAAAGTCTGATGTGACTAAAAAGTTTTATAACCAGGGTGTAACTGTTTATGAGACCGCTGAAATTGATAAAAAGAGCGCTGAGGCGAGTGTACGCAAGGAAGAAGTTGATACAACGGCCTCTGTCCGGAAAAGTTACCTGACCCTGTTCAGCCTGGAGAAAATGATTGATTGGCAGACCAAGGAAGTGGAAAAAGCCAGGGAAAATGCGCGGGTCTTCATGCTAAAATATGAAGCCGGACTGGCTACCGCTCTGGATGCCAGAAACGCAGCCATAGATCTGGAGACGGCTGAACAAAACCTGACAAATACTATTTATGATTATAACTTAACCAAGAGCCAGTTTAAATACCAGCTATTCACACCCTAAGCAGAGAATGTCCCCGATAAAGGCAGGCAGGATTTCAGAAAGCAGGTGAAACAATGGACCGCCCGGCTGAAAAAGATAAGCGGATCAAAATTATTAGAGCAGCAGTCAAGGTGTTTTCCCGGAAGGGGTTTCATGAGGCCAGGGTTGAGGAAATAGCCCAACTGGCCGATGTTGGGAAAGGTACGGTATACGAGTATTTTTCCAGTAAAACGGAACTGTTTCAGGAGATGTTTAAAGCCGGGATTCGGTTTTACCTGGACAGCCTGATTGACGATATCAGTCCTGACCTGTCCTCTAAAGAGAAACTGTCCCGAATTGCCCTGCTTCACCTGAGGTTTGTCAGCAATTATAAGGACCTGGCGAAAGTCACCATGACGGAACATACGTACTTTAATGAGGATTTCCGCAAATGGATGTGGGAGTACCGGGCCCGAAAGCTTGAAATGCTGAAACGGATAATTGATGAAGGCATTGACAGAGGGGAATTCCGGAAAATTGATTCCCGGGCAGTTGCCCTGGTTTTTATGGGAGCGCTTGGAGCCATGTTTTCGCCGCTTATATTTTCTGAAGAGCATGAAAATGCCAAAGCTTTAATCGAACCGGCCCTGGATATCATTATGAACGGCCTTATCGCCCCTGAAGGGCAGTAAGGTGAAAGGGGTTTCATATTTCTGACGCTGATTTTAACCTAAATAGGGGTAGATGTATTCCCGGACGGCGGACAGACCCCGCGTTCCGGAAACCATCTGCCCCTATCTTCATCACAGCTTAATGGTTCCGGAGCAGGCAGCGCGCTCAATGACAGAACCTTGCAGTTCCGGTAACAATTCCCGACGCAGGAAAAATGGCATCATCTGTCGAAGAACTAATATGATTTACCAAAAATAAGAAGGCAGCTAAAGGTGAAACCTTACTTAAGGAGAAAACTGATAAAGTGAAACATAACTAAAGGAGAAGACTGATTAAGTGAAACAAAAACAGCAGGTATCACATAAAATCAGTATTGTGATTATGGCGGGGGGCAGGGGGGAACGCTTCTGGCCCCGCAGCAGGGTTGGCAGGCCCAAACAATTTGCTGACCTGACGGGAAAGGGCAGTATGCTGTACCTTACTTATAACAGGGCGCTGAAGCTGGTTCCTCCGGAACGCATTTTTGTCGTTACCGGGGCTGAGTACCGGGAGGTTACCAAAGAATGCCTTCCCGAGCTGCCACAGGAAAATATTATCATCGAACCTGAGGGAAGGAACACCGCACCCTGTATCGGACTGGCTGCAGTTACCCTGGAGCAGCGGCAGCCCGGAGCCATAATGGCAGTCCTTCCTGCTGACCATCTGATAACAGGTGAAAATGAATTTGTCGGAGCCCTGGAGGTAGCTGCCGGGCTGGCAGAAGAGACTGGTGGGCTGGTTACCGTCGGAATCAGGCCCGACAGGCCGGAGACCGGTTATGGATATTTACGGGTAGGGAAACCAAGTTCAACAGCAGATGGAAAGACTGTTTATCGGGTTGACAGTTTTGTTGAAAAACCCGATCCGGTCAGGGCGCAGTTGTATCTCCAGGATGGCGGGTATCTCTGGAATGCGGGCATTTTTGTGTGGCAGGCCTCTGCTGTCCTTGACGAATTTAGTAACCACCTTCCCGGGATATATGCAGGGCTGCAGCAAATATGCAGTTATCTCGGTACAGAGAAATACGAGGAAGTGCTGCAGAGGATTTACCCCTGTTTAGATAAGATTTCCATAGACTACGGCATTATGGAAAAGGCAGACCGGGTTTACACCGTACCAGGTGAATTTCATTGGGATGATGTGGGTACCTGGATGTCTCTGGAACGCGTTTTCGGGACTGACAATAATGGCAACATGTTCCGTGGGAAAGTGGTCTCCCTGAACACAGAAAACAGTATTATTGACTCCAGCGGGCGCATGGTTGCCCTAATTGGCGTCAAAGACTTGGTCATTGTGGAAACTGATGATGTAACTTTTGTCTGTCATAAAAATGAAACTGACCGGGTCAGGGAACTTTTAGAAGAACTTCGTCGTCTAAATATGGAGGAGTACCTGTAGGGGGAGAATTAATGTTTCTGAGACCTTTTGCCAAATCTGTTGTTACAGCAGCAGTAATTTTTAGTTTGATTTTATATAGTGTTGTTCCTGCGCTTGCAGTTTCTTTCAGCGATATTTCCGGCTACTGGGCCAGGGATTCTGTTTTGCGCCTGGCTGCCCTGGATATTGTCAACGGCTATGAGGGAAGGTTTAACCCCCAGGCTGGAGTTACCAGGGCTGAGTTTGCGGCCATGATTGTCAGGGCTCTGGGACTTGCCGGTGAGGCCGGGACTGCCCGCGGCATGTCTAGCGGGTACACTGATGTTGGTACAGGTTACTGGGCATCAGGCAGCATTTTAGTGGCCAGGGAAAAGGGTTTGATTCAGGGCTATTCTGACGGTACCTTCAAGCCTGAGGCCAAAATCCGCCGGGTGGAAATTACTGCTATCCTGGTAAGGGCTCTTGACCTGGCGGCAGGGAACGGTCTGAAGGAACCCGGGGAGGTCTTTACCGACAGTGATCAAATTCCCCAATGGGCTTATGATGCAGTGAAGATTGCCTACGGCTATGGTCTGATCAACGGATATCCTGATGGGAGTTTTGGTCCGGACCGTAATGCCACCAGGGGAGAAACCGCAGCGCTAATTGAAAAGGTACTCAGGGAGATGGGCGCGGAATTTACTTTTTATGGCAGTATCCAGTCGGTTGACAAATCCTCCCGCCTGATGACCCTTGATATTCACGGGCAGTCAGAAGCGTTTCATTTCAGGCCTGATACTGAGATCAGGATTGACGGAGTGGATGGAGATATTGCCGGACTGAAAACCGGAGATTATGTGGCGGTAATTCTGGACCGGGAAGGATATATCAGATTTATACAGGAAGAAAACGAAGAGACTTCAGTGATAATCATGACCGCAGCGGGTGAGACAGATACGCTGAGCGCTGTAATTGCTGAACAGGGAGGACGGGTGAGCTTTGTTGACGGCCGGGTTGATCTGCTGTTAGCTGATGTCAGCGCTCCGTTACTAAGGGCTCTGCGCCAGGATAGACTGGTTGAGGATATTACTGCTGACCGGAGGGTCAGAGTTGAGAACCTGGCTGTAGAAGAAGAATCAGGGCTTCCGGCAGACGGCATGGCAGTTGCTGGTGCCAACCCGGGTCAGAGTCTGAATGTTACCAAAAAAGCTATCAGCGCCCCTGAATTTGTTAATTTTACCGGCTCTGACGGGAAGAATCAGGTTATTGCCATAATTGATACAGGCATTGATGCCGGACACCCCGACCTCCAGCTTACCTCGAATAATAAAAGAAAAATTACCGATTGGAAGGATTTTACCGGAGAAGGGGATATTGATACCAGTTCTGTGGCTATCCGGGATGGCAAAAACCTGAACCTGGCTAATGCCCCCTATTTTATCGGTGATATTACTTCCCGGAGCGGGAAGATCCGGTATGGATACGTCAGGGAAGTTGACTTCATGAATGTGAATGAACAAGGTCTCGATATGAACTTTAATGGCAGCAGCAGTGACGTTTTTGCTGTTATTGCTGTCGATACCCTGAAGGCAGGTGTTTATGACAGCGTTTTTGTGGATACTGATAATGATTATGACTTAACCGACGAGAAACAGCTCCGGGTTTTTTCCCTGAAGCCGGAATTTGGCAGCTTTAACGGGGCAGGCGGGAAGGACAGGTTTAATTTTGTGATCACTGAAATTGACCCCGGGGGCGCTGCCATTAATATTGGTTTTGACGGAAGTGACCATGGTACACATGTGGCCGGAATAGCTGCCGCCAACGGCAGGATTAAGGGTGTGGCTCCCGGCGCTCAGCTAATGTCCCTTAAAGTGCTTGATGCCGGCGGCTACGGTGACCTGGGTACCATAGTTGAGGCCATGTCATATGCAGCTTCCCGAGGAGCCGGGATTATTAACCTGAGTATGGGTTTTCCCTCAACTGACGAGGATGGCGGTACTGTGCCGGTACATCTGCTGAACAGCCTGACGGAGAAATTTGGGGTTGTTTTTGTCATCGCAGCGGGGAACGAAGGTCCCGGGTTGACAACGGTTGCCACACCCGGTGACGCGGAAGCTGTCCTGAGTGTGGGAGCCTTCAGCAGCCCGGAAATGTGGCAAACAGATTATGGCTGGGACGTACCTAACGAAAACCTGTGGTTTTTCAGCGCTGCCGGACCCCGCCGGGATGGGGTTATGGCGCCGTCAATTGTGGCCCCGGGCAGCGCCGTGTCGACAGTATCACTCCGGGGCGGAGTACAGTATTCCCTGAGTGAAGGCACAAGTATGGCTGCTCCTCACGTATCAGGGGCAATTGCCTTATTAATGGAGGAAGCCCGAAAGAAAAAGCTGAACATTTCACCACACCTGGTAAAACGGGCGGTGGAATCAGGTGCCAGGGTAATTCCTAAATATACCGTTGCTGAACAGGGGTATGGGGTACTGAATTTAACCAGGGCCTGGGCTGAACTCCTGTCTCTGAAGGACACTCCCCTGATATCGGCAACAACTGCCGGTGACGGCGGGGGCACCAATGGAGGAATATTTTTCAGGGAACACCTTCCGGGGATGACCACTCTATACCTGGAAAACAAATCAGAGAGGTCTGTTGTCCTGGACCTTGAAGGGGGGTCATGGGTCAGTCCTGGCCAGGAAAGAGTTAACCTGCCTGCCGGACAGAAACGTGCTGTTGAAGTATTTATTGATGTCCCCCGGGAGAAGGGTATATACTCATCATTTATTTCGGGTGATAATCCGGATACCTATGATAAGGAGTTGGAAGTTCTTACAACAGTAATCAATCCATATCAACTAACCCGGGAAAATTCTTATGGTTTCAAAGACTCCGGGGTTCAAAACGCCGCTCAGTTTAAGAGATATTTCTTCAAGGTACCTCCAGGGGCGGAAGCGGTTACTGCTAAGCTTACCGTGGACGAGAACAGGGGCCGGTCGATGGTGTATCTTTATAATCCATCAGGGCGATTAGTCAGTGAGTCCGGTTATGCCGGCAATAACCCCGCAGGTTATGTGGCGGAGGCAGCGGCAGTGGGCGGGTTCCCTTCTGCAGGTGTATGGGAGGCGGTTGTATATACCTCGGCTGCCCTCAGCGCCTATGACCTGAAACAATCAAATTATGACCTGGAGGTATCCCTTAAAGGTCAGGATATCGGAAAATATAAACACGAAGGTCGTAACCTGATTGTTGGGGTTGCTCCAAAATTGATAACTCCCGGCAGGAAAAACTTAGTTACCGTTCAGGTAAGGGACAGAACTACCAAAATACCCTTTGAAGGATTTATAGAAATTAACGGTATGCTCTACTTTACCAGGGGGGGCAGAGCAACAATTCCGGCGGAGGCTGATGGCGCCGGTGTTGCCCTGAGGATAAGGACTGTCCCTGACGCGCCGGATATTGAGCCGTGGGAGCTTGATTTTACCCTGCCGGTCGACAATGGACCATAAGTTTATTTCTCTGTCTGCCGGAGAGCTATTTCCAGTAAGTTGGTGTTGATTGTGATAGTAAAT from the Phosphitispora fastidiosa genome contains:
- a CDS encoding TetR/AcrR family transcriptional regulator, which codes for MDRPAEKDKRIKIIRAAVKVFSRKGFHEARVEEIAQLADVGKGTVYEYFSSKTELFQEMFKAGIRFYLDSLIDDISPDLSSKEKLSRIALLHLRFVSNYKDLAKVTMTEHTYFNEDFRKWMWEYRARKLEMLKRIIDEGIDRGEFRKIDSRAVALVFMGALGAMFSPLIFSEEHENAKALIEPALDIIMNGLIAPEGQ
- a CDS encoding TolC family protein, translated to MLRQILTKKLFLGFLVSVLMLSAFGINYAVGVDGPEVKTISLEEATELAMQNNPDMEIESLAVEKAQIEHDGAKATAKTHEKKEKRDREHYYLTYEVGLLRWFNPKAKEVALVLAEKRQDVNEKKLKLDVEKAYYDVLKAEKGLEIERAGLKYFQDQLKIAQTAFKVGTKAKLDVTTAEAAVAGYQAAVTRAENTYRTSVLDLNRIIGLDLDTPLKLTSKFAVEKAGDSINLQETITQALEDNMGILSARKTLELNQVKSDVTKKFYNQGVTVYETAEIDKKSAEASVRKEEVDTTASVRKSYLTLFSLEKMIDWQTKEVEKARENARVFMLKYEAGLATALDARNAAIDLETAEQNLTNTIYDYNLTKSQFKYQLFTP
- a CDS encoding efflux RND transporter periplasmic adaptor subunit, with the protein product MVYNRVVRLPVLLLMAFALILAVGCGSKDNKAAGEDKAVPVTAMEATKDNISAKTVITGKVAPSSEVIIVPKIGGRVAQVSVDIGSKVKKGDLLLKTDTTDLEIQLTAAINGLTNAKLTHDQAVLSHNNAKANYERMKSLFQEGAVSQQQLEQAELQYNLAKDAMSQPVAETAMNQVDGIRQQIADAAITSPIDGEVATRQIDPGEMAGSSAPVMSVVNIDTVFVEGTIAESDIALVKEGQEVIVRVDATGGSFTGKVKLLSPVANPQTKGYSVKIEIDNTDRKLKPGMFAEIELITKSREGVVVIPKEALVTRDSGKVIYVVKGGAVEQRQVETGIETDKMTEIVNGLSEGEKFVTEGQHSLADKTKVTVTNANDTDSSKNNDN
- a CDS encoding S8 family serine peptidase, with amino-acid sequence MFLRPFAKSVVTAAVIFSLILYSVVPALAVSFSDISGYWARDSVLRLAALDIVNGYEGRFNPQAGVTRAEFAAMIVRALGLAGEAGTARGMSSGYTDVGTGYWASGSILVAREKGLIQGYSDGTFKPEAKIRRVEITAILVRALDLAAGNGLKEPGEVFTDSDQIPQWAYDAVKIAYGYGLINGYPDGSFGPDRNATRGETAALIEKVLREMGAEFTFYGSIQSVDKSSRLMTLDIHGQSEAFHFRPDTEIRIDGVDGDIAGLKTGDYVAVILDREGYIRFIQEENEETSVIIMTAAGETDTLSAVIAEQGGRVSFVDGRVDLLLADVSAPLLRALRQDRLVEDITADRRVRVENLAVEEESGLPADGMAVAGANPGQSLNVTKKAISAPEFVNFTGSDGKNQVIAIIDTGIDAGHPDLQLTSNNKRKITDWKDFTGEGDIDTSSVAIRDGKNLNLANAPYFIGDITSRSGKIRYGYVREVDFMNVNEQGLDMNFNGSSSDVFAVIAVDTLKAGVYDSVFVDTDNDYDLTDEKQLRVFSLKPEFGSFNGAGGKDRFNFVITEIDPGGAAINIGFDGSDHGTHVAGIAAANGRIKGVAPGAQLMSLKVLDAGGYGDLGTIVEAMSYAASRGAGIINLSMGFPSTDEDGGTVPVHLLNSLTEKFGVVFVIAAGNEGPGLTTVATPGDAEAVLSVGAFSSPEMWQTDYGWDVPNENLWFFSAAGPRRDGVMAPSIVAPGSAVSTVSLRGGVQYSLSEGTSMAAPHVSGAIALLMEEARKKKLNISPHLVKRAVESGARVIPKYTVAEQGYGVLNLTRAWAELLSLKDTPLISATTAGDGGGTNGGIFFREHLPGMTTLYLENKSERSVVLDLEGGSWVSPGQERVNLPAGQKRAVEVFIDVPREKGIYSSFISGDNPDTYDKELEVLTTVINPYQLTRENSYGFKDSGVQNAAQFKRYFFKVPPGAEAVTAKLTVDENRGRSMVYLYNPSGRLVSESGYAGNNPAGYVAEAAAVGGFPSAGVWEAVVYTSAALSAYDLKQSNYDLEVSLKGQDIGKYKHEGRNLIVGVAPKLITPGRKNLVTVQVRDRTTKIPFEGFIEINGMLYFTRGGRATIPAEADGAGVALRIRTVPDAPDIEPWELDFTLPVDNGP
- a CDS encoding mannose-1-phosphate guanylyltransferase, with the translated sequence MKQKQQVSHKISIVIMAGGRGERFWPRSRVGRPKQFADLTGKGSMLYLTYNRALKLVPPERIFVVTGAEYREVTKECLPELPQENIIIEPEGRNTAPCIGLAAVTLEQRQPGAIMAVLPADHLITGENEFVGALEVAAGLAEETGGLVTVGIRPDRPETGYGYLRVGKPSSTADGKTVYRVDSFVEKPDPVRAQLYLQDGGYLWNAGIFVWQASAVLDEFSNHLPGIYAGLQQICSYLGTEKYEEVLQRIYPCLDKISIDYGIMEKADRVYTVPGEFHWDDVGTWMSLERVFGTDNNGNMFRGKVVSLNTENSIIDSSGRMVALIGVKDLVIVETDDVTFVCHKNETDRVRELLEELRRLNMEEYL